From Xyrauchen texanus isolate HMW12.3.18 chromosome 15, RBS_HiC_50CHRs, whole genome shotgun sequence:
cttgttggccaaaacaatatTCTGTAGACAATCATTATGTGAGAGATGCAGTATAGAAACACACCTTAAAGCGTTGGACGCAAAAAGCTGTTAAACATCTTCACGTTATTGCTCAGGAGAAAGATACACGTTGCAGAACACATAGAACTAACACCATGTTGTTGTAAAGGCAACATGGTGTCACGCTCCGCtgagtttgttggtttgtttagtatgttttgttattttctctccctcgtgtctcgCAGGCGTGACCGCCTTGCATAATCAATGCGTCCACAggaacattgattgttcccgGGGGGAACGCTGATAATGTCACTGATTAGCATcccgagcaacacctgttcttctctaattcactcccttccTATGCCCTtcgtgttctcagtatctttgctagttTGTTGTTTGGTGTGTAGTAATgaacctcactctctctgtttagttggtcctgtctcgtgtatctgttagTTGCCCGCGtgtcgggtgtgtggttgccttccagttcgcTGTCCCTTCCCTGCTGGGCGTCGTTCTGCACCTCATTAAGCTTTAAAGGATGATTCCACTAATCTATTCTTGACTTCCACTACGCACACACTCATTCTATGAATACGCTCTTCATGGATTGCCCCTTGAGCGGCCACAGTGCGAGCGTCTCAGTCATCCCTTCCCACTGCTGCAACTGGTGCCGGGATCCTCGACATCCCCAGTGACTGctcatatttattgtaaataaatcctttgaactgctTCTCTGCATTTGGGTCTGTTTGCTGAGTGTCAGCTGGGTTTCATACCGTGTCATACCTCGTCTTTGTCCTCGTGTCAGGAGCAAGATTGCCCTACCCTGCTGGGTGTCGTTCTgcacctcactaagcttcaaAGAAGGATACCACGAATCTATTCCTGACTTCCGCAATGCACACAATCATTCTACGAGATTGCCCCTTCAGCGGTCTTCCAGCTGCTGTAGCTGGTGTCGGGATCCTTGACATTCCCAGTGACTGCTCATATTTATTGTAAacaaatcctttgaactgttcctctactGTTTGTCTCGCTGATGCTCATACCACATGGTTGCACCCTCATTCAAACAGACATTTTTTGGGAGCCCTGTGGAGGTATGGAGTTTGCAGGGTACAATGTTTCTACCTGTGGAAGGTATGACAGGCAAATGTGTTCTTAGTACTTCTTCTGTGCAGTTAAGCCAGAAATAGGTATTAGTAATAATAACACTGTGCAGAATGGTTGAGATTTAGGCCTATATGAATCCTAGCGTTTtcatattgttgttgttgttgtttttcataattcagataatttttttaacaacagAAATTTTATAGTTTGGGATTTTTTTGTGAAACTTTTTTCTGCTATGTTTCTCTATACAGTAATGTAGTTCACTGTAGCATACAATAAGCCAAACTTTCAGTTATTTGCCTTCCCCTGTGCTCTAAACACGGCAAGCTTGATGCACCTAACACCACACAATTGCTAGGCGTTAACATATAAAAACCCCTGACAGCAGGACTGCCATCAGACGTCATAATCAGCCGAATATCAGCTGTACATTTCTGACAAACGTTGGTCGTTAATTGTTTTCTGTTATTTGTGTGCGGTTTTTCCCTAATATATCTGTCAAACTTGAATGTAAGAGGGAGTTTATTATTCCCACATTTTTCCAGATGTGACTCTTTTCATGCAGTGAAATAtgctgtattatattttaacaatgCTAAAAGCATGTTTTTTTGTCTAATGACTTATCTGAACCATGTTCTGTGATTTATCTTTTTAACTTCTACAGGTGCATGTTTCTTACTTCACATCAGTATCAAGACAGAAGGAGTTAGAGACCAATTCAGACTCTGTGATCCCCCTCTTCTCCATTACTTATTTCCTGGCCATTACCATTTCAATTCTCTCTTGTCTGAGGTATTtcagatacattttaataaaagtagATTATTTGTGGAACTTTGAGAACCTACAAGTAATACTGAAACATTTATCCATAAAGTAATATATATCTGTTCTTTCCCTAGGTTAGACTGTGTAAGAACCAAAGTGTGGGTTGCCATGTCTGGTGTACTCTCGGCTGGTATGGCTGTGCTGGCCAGTTTTGGATTGCTGCTCTTCTGTGAAATACCTTTCGCCATGACTGTGGCCACAGCCCCCTTTCTCATTCTTGGTAAATTAAACTCACTGTATAACCTAGTAAGTGGCTCATAGTTGACATTTATGGTTTACATTCTCTGCTTTCTTGCAGGTATTGGTGTTGATGATATGTTCATTATGATCTCCTGCTGGCAGAAGACTAAAGTTCATGATAACGTTGAGGATCGCTTAGCAGAAACATATAAAGAGGCAGCTGTGTCCATCACTATCACCACACTGACAGATGTGCTGTCTTTCTACATCGGTCTCTTGACTCCATTTCGCTCAGTACAGTCTTTCTGTATGTACACAAGTACAGCTATTCTGTTCTGTTACATCTTCAACATCACATTCTTTGGTGCCTGTTTAGCACTGAATGGAAGACGAGAGAAGGGTAATAAACATTGGCTGACCTGTATGGAGGTCCCAAAGGCCAATGATGATCATGCTACTGGTAATATGTGCTGTGTTGGCGGAGCTTATGACAAAGATACTGGCACTGATTTGGAAATGCCAATGGATTTATTCTTCAAAAACTATTTTGGGCCTTTTCTGACAAAGTCGTGGGTTAAGTTGCTTGTATGTTTGCTTTATGCTGGTTATTTGGCTGTCAGCATCTACGGATGCTTTCAAATTCAGGAGGGGCTTGATCTGAAAAATTTAGCAGCAGATGGCTCTTATGTTGGTAATTACTATGACGATGAAGATAAATTCTTTTCCGTGTATGGCCCCAATGTCATGTTAGTAATGAAGGATGAACATTTGCAGTACTGGAATTCATCTGCCCAACACAATATTTACTTGTGTCTGGAAAAGTTTAAAAATCTGTCAATGGTTTCTAATGATTCACAGATTTTGCTTACTTCGTGGCTTAATGAGTACattatttttggaaagaatcatgGTTTAAATTTAGATAATGAAACACAATTCAAAAGCCATTTATCTTTCTTCCTTAATGTTTCTGGTTTTAGTCAAGATGTCAACTTCACTAACAATGAAATTCTTGCATCACGCATGTTCATTCAGACAGTGAACATCAGAACAGCTGTGGATGAGAAAGACATGCTGAATGCATTTAGAGAAACAGCAGAACAATGTGGAAAGTTGCCAACACTCATTAACCTAACAGTGTTCCACCCTGCATTTATCTACTTTGACCAATATGCTGTCATTGTCACTAATACAATCCAAAACATAGTAGTCGCTACATGTGCAATGTTAGTAATTTCACTTCTGTTGATACCAAATCCTCTGTGTTCTCTTTGGGTGACATTTGCCATAGCATCTGTCATTGTGGGTGTGGCTGGCTTTATGGCATTATGGGGTGTTAGTTTAGACTCAGTGTCAAtgattaattttgttatttgcattGGATTTTCAGTGGATTTCTCGGCTCACATATCCTATGCTTTTGTGTCCAGTAAAAAACCCTCAGCAAATGAGAAAGCCTTAGATGCCATCTACAAACTGGGTTATCCAATATTACAAGGTGCAGTGTCCACTATTGCAGGTGTAGTTGTGCTTGCAGCTGCAAAAAGCTACATCTTCAGGACCTTCTTTAAAATCATGTTCTTAGTCATTCTTTACGGAGCCATTCATGGGATCGTTTTCATACCTGTGTTTCTTACCTTCTTTTACATTTGTGACAGTTGTGAcacacatgaaaaaaataaaatctgtcaaattCAACCTGAGCAATCCAACAGAAAGATTCAGCAACCATCATTAATAGCAAGtgccaaatatatacaaaatCAGCAGTGTAAAATTCAATCTCAATATAGTGTCAGAAAGAATCAACAAATCGCAACAGTAATGAGCCAGAAAGCTCAACTGGAAAATGGAGCATATATAGATCCTGACTGCTACTGAGTTTAATTCTCTAAATAATAACACAGATTGTTAATTCTCTATTAGTCAGATATCCTGTTACGAGATGGTATTTATTGCACTGGATgaataatatacatataaaacattAACTAATTGACCTCTGCTTTTAACATTAGGGGTCCTCACAATCCCTGAACTGAGGGACTGTTTTCATCTACTGTTTTCATCATTTTATTGACAATTTTAACTTCTTCTGTTCTGTTCTCACAAACTGTCAAATGATTGTTGGTGTCTTTGTATTTGTATGAGCTTGGTtctgtgaaatgttttgatttgGTCCATATATGAAGTCTTTAATGATACAGTATGATAATTGATCATTATAAACAGATTATATGATCCATATTCATATTTGCAcactaatgttaaaataattggACATGTAAATAATGGTTGATTttgtaatgtttatatttttggcaTATATTGGTGGCCATTGGCTCCTTAAATCTGTGCAGCTACAATTGAAGGGAAATAGTATGAAGCAaatgtatggataacttttagtTTGTAATGTAAATAATGCACGATAATTGCTGTACTATAAAGTGCATTATTGTCATGTATTTTCGGATTCCTTTAGTGTGGTATAATAAAATCTGTATTTATTGCTACATCCTGTTTTGgagtttgtaaaataaaaatctattttcatttacaaatatgaatatattcATATTCAAGCCTTGGGGAAAATTGCTATTATCTTGGCACTACAGATGCACCAAAATGTAGCTATGTATGTAGAACATACAGATAGATAATGGTTTGAATGGTACATTTAACATCTGATTCTAAACAAATTGCACATTAAacatctaatatataagataagtTGTGGGTACccacatttaaaacaatatatatatattattatgataAACTAAAACTTTACCCACTTCATTTCATTTCTCTTCTCATTTTTTTAACACATATCACTCATCAGGTactgctgtaaaccctaaagttgtcattactggaaatatcaagttgtcttaattgtGTATAGCTTGAAATGTCACGTTTTGGGTGGATAACATAACatgacataacataacataacatatttaagttcatttaaattatttatctttaaaaatccatagacttaagattttaagtgttattaACTCAAACGTTTGAGTACAAAATCGAGGCTATGTGGAATATACACAATCCTCAGTTCTCCTTCTGCATGAAGTACAGTTCTCTCTGCTTTTCTGTGGAGAAATAAGTTTAATGATTGACCTAGAATCAGATATATTCTTCCTTATTTAAGATGTGTTATGTATTATCTAAATTTAAGTAAATTTCATTCAAATAATTAACAAAAGTAGGAACAAcattatttaaatagcaaatgtcTGAGTCTATTTGCATCTAGTTAACTGAACCTAACGTTTCCTCTTCTTGAACACCAAGTTAATTGCACTGAAATACTCAAGTTTTGAGACCTCATTACTCAATGGAATTGAGTGTacgagtaaaaaaaataaatttaagcaATGAACTTATTTGGGTTTTCAGTAATTATAACAGCATAATGCCAAACTACTACACCACATAGTCACAATATCATATCAATGCCATAGGAAGGAATGCTAAACTAAAGATTCACCTAACtcaataacaaattaaattaaagctgacgttaacatttttacatcatcaaacatttgaataaaaactTAATTGTAAATAACAACTTGACTGCAAAGATCTCCATCGTGATGTCTCTCATCGACACACTTTGAtctattgtatattattttacattttagttaTATACTTAGTAAATATATTTCTgttctttcattattattttagagCTTAATCCTTTTATTTGTCATCTCTTTACGTAATCTTACTGGTCTCATTTGACTTATCTTAACTCTATTTTCCTattatgtttcttttttatcCCTGATTTAGACCATTAACTACTTATAACCTTGTTTTCCTTGTTTCCTTCCAGACACCATGACTTACTCTCTGtgttacagtaactaattaactTCATTAATGATGGTCCGGCCACAGCACTGGCCTATACCTGTGAAGAGAAATCTGTCAATTATTACATTATTCAGTTTTGCAGAGTGCTTCTACATCTGATcagttttttttctcccttttctccccaatttggaatgcccaattcccagtgcattctaagtcctcgtagtggcatggtgactcacctcagtccgggtggcggaggacgaatgtcagttgcctccacatctgagacatcagttcgcgcatcttatcaagtggcttgttgagcgtgttaccacggagacgtagagCGTgcggaggcccacgctattctccgcggcatccgcacaactcaccacgcgacccaccgagagcgagaaccacattataattaCCCCGAGGAGGTTACGCAtgtgcaactgggccaatttggttgcttaggagacctggctggagtcactcagcacccctggattcgaactcacgactccagtggaGGTGGTCAAcattaatactcgctgagctacccaggaccccagaATGTCGGGTGCTTCCAGCTGAGAAGTGGCCTGACACCTGTAATGAAGTCAATGCTGATGTACTAAAATATTGTCTAACAGAaagaataaattataaaaatctaCTGATAATATCAAATGAGTAAAATCTATATTTTGCAATGTACCAAGTTACCCTgtactgtataattaacagcatttgccTGTTCTAACTGCACATTTCATGGGTTATTTGGcccagttttgtttttattttttgttgatgaAACGTCATAACTGTCCGATTCATCTATTCataattacaacattaatgataATGTTAATGATATTAAGTCTTAGGTACACATCTGTGGTTTTGTGTACTTTGGCATACTTGAATCTTATGCTGTGGGGGGCACAAAAGGTTGGGAAACAGTGAAATACAGCAccagaaatcacacagaaaagAATGTAACCATTATGATGTCATATTAGGTAAATGCGTCAACTGTGTTTCAGTAAATAAAACTGACagcattaaaaacaaatttaaacacaataaaatcaaACAATTAGTTCCATGAGTTCATTATTCATGGATTCAGTAAGGatttaaaaaaagtgtatttCTCTAAAGTTGCTCTTACGTAAAACAATTTACACTTTAGATGCTGTGAATGTCAATATTGTACATTTCTGTGTCAATGCAAATGTATAAAGAATGTGTGCTAGAATCACACTTTACATATGAATACATACAAATACTCATGAGATCACACTTGTTTATATCTATTCTCTTATCTATTCTCATTATTTTTCCATatctattttttgtttgttttatatacagtgtcttcttttaaatacattttcttttagtgTTTTAAATTTGCAGCTCTTCAgtaataatttctttcttttttaactgAGTTTTTTTATCAAGCTAGTTTTTAAGCCATGGCAACCATTCATATGACTTTTCATTGATTTTTGTGCTGTGAGGAAATGGAAAAATATGGGGAAATACAGCACATTTCTCCTGATCTTCGTGGTAATTTACAGTAACTGTCAATAGTCTGTTAATATTTCATGGATGTTAAACAGTTATACATTGTGCTAATCTGCCATTTTTCCTTCCTTGCTTCTTTCCTGACATCTTGACTCACTCTGACACCCTGTGCTAACATTAATGGTGGCTTTTTCATCATTACAAACTGTAGATCTGTGAAATCTGTTCATTAATATTCTGAATTTCTCTGAGTGAACTATCATCTTAGATAATGTTTTACTAGTGAGAATGTTCAACACTTCCTCATAAACACAGGTGTGAGCAGACCTGTTATAATTCTCCTAAACAATATACTGTAGCTTAAAGTAACATTGCATGTGATGCAGAGAGGACAATCTTTATACTTTCTATATTTCCTCTCTTTTTTCAAAGTTAGACATAGGGAATGAGAAATATATTtactatatttgtatatatttactaTGCTTTTGAATGAGTGTTTTTAGATTATTTATTCAGCTGTTCACTATAGTACATTCATGAAACATTTTTTATGCCTTTCTTTACATGcgatttttaaaggggtcatgaaatgctttttttttttaaatagttttattatctaCCCTGAGGCCCACTGATAAGGTTTATAAAGTTTCTTTTTGCATTATAAcattgatcatttattaatatatgaTCCTTTTCAGAGCTTCtgaagttaatgcactatgaactaacatgaactaaaaatgaacgattgtatttttattaactaacaatacagtttttctcaattgctttggctaATTTTTTgctaagtgcaattgtcacaactatTTTATGagacatcacaactctattgcatgtctgcaaaatgtagtaactcactcAAAACATTTCATTCATTCTTCAAACCTTGATATTGAGTCAGTAAATTAGCTAATGCCACCAAAATTTGTGAGCCGTACTGGtgaaaatgtttagatgttttttcaccatggcagtcaatCTTGGAAATATtatatacaaattacatttttgtttgacttttttgttgacactgactgcttactgtacaaGAATatcagttttgtctagctgaatgctgTTTGTATatcacattttactgggaaaatTCAAGTCAagaaatttttatttgtatagcgcctttcacaaaacacatcgtttcaaagcatctttacagaagatcacataacagaagataaaactgtaatgtctataatgtcatcATTGTGAAGTTTGatcaaatacgattgttaatcgtgtttaaaaataagtaattaaataataattgtatttataaccccagtgagcaagctgaaggtgactgtggcaaggaacacaaaactccataagatgttgattaatggagaaaaataaccttgggagaaaccaaactCCCGTCTGGCTAACAtcatataatgccaatattacttatgtatagtgcaagtcatggcttAAAATCATTAAACTAAAGTATGTAAAGTaagttaagggtcattgtttaaacaaagattttgtataaaCCGTAAAattaagtccatcctggattaactgcagaagttcacatagatgcaattgtccttgttaattggctgatgaagggttttgttggcaattaattgatagtttatttgttccattataagagtgtattccatcattagaccgaggtgatgcaggcagagatcagagaGGTggatcgcagttcaacctggccggtaatttcggtgaggtctatcctaagtctaAGGTTCAGcaaatggcatatgaagtatcccatgtcttatatttggagttggcatcagttcattcactgaagtccatcgtaatagactgaagtgatgtttggctggcaccggctgcatttagtcatcatcactcagagacacgtagcagtggagtccgacaccagtTGGATCCAGccggtttgaaatctttgcaaaattataaaaaaataaaaataaaataaataaataaaatcacatgtacataagtattcacagcctttgttaACAACATTCACAAGCATTTCAGACATGTTAGTCAGTTGACGCTGGATCTCTCCCGTCACACCATCCAAATTGAGTCCCCGGTGTGTGGCCCtgtcaggggtatcagcttgagcacgtaagtgtcttttaatgtttttagTGTCCAGAGCCTTAGGATTTTGAATAATTTGTCATATTGTCTTAAtaaaacagttaagaatcagggtgtatcgaatcacACCGGTTTAtgatataaaaagtattaaaaactagcaaagttccCACAGATCACCATTCACGCGTCCAACCTTCGCAAGGCGCCATGCGACTCCTTAATAATGTGTCCTTGCTGTAAATCATTTGTGGGAAAAACAAGCAGGGAATTAAAAACACGAATTGCAGAACATTGTAGTActataatatgtaaaaatataaattacccaTTAGCAGCACATTTTATAGAACATAATTCAGTTGCATCATTATGTTATAGAGGTATTGAGAAGGTGTCACTACCAAGAATAGGTGGGGATTTGGATCAACTCTTGCTAAAACAAGAAGCCTTTTGGGTACACAGATTAAAAACTTTGTTGCCGCATGATTTGAATGTTGATTTTGAATTgagttgtttttttataaatgaggaaattaaatctattttgtaCACATCTGAATTGAAGGTTGGGAGTTCTCTAAAACAATTGatggttgtgtgtgtatatttatatatctcggagtgtgtgtgtgtgtatatatatatatatataagagtatCTTATGATGCATCCTATGATCTAATTTCATCTCATGTGTTACGAATTGTGTGgggaggagaaggcagacgggaggtgcggatccaatcgcggcttttattaacaaacaaataataaccaTACAAACTCAGCAACAAAATAAaggggtccacaatgggaaaacgaaAGTAAAACACAGGAGAACATAGAGGGGCAAAAACATCCACAACGAAAAGGGAACCTCGAGCGAAACAAGAAGATGCAGGAGCAGCGAACATGAACAACatatcaacattcaacaaacgacaaagga
This genomic window contains:
- the LOC127656201 gene encoding patched domain-containing protein 3-like, which encodes MLKCKTNCIERPLSLAFEKLGRVIGRYPCVFLLIVLGVTAALGAGFIFLNERKANDIEDQFTPVNGPAKMERKIVEEYFSKSEEFSHLRLSSEGTYASLIITDLQGENIWTEAAFNDILEIDRQVKSIKTGNTFASLCAQINGKCMTNAVLEIINYNASKIISTPIRYPKNNGTFLGISIGDVELKKGSSEIISAKAIRLFYFLKEDNKTSTEWLDGFLNFFSNHTEMKTVHVSYFTSVSRQKELETNSDSVIPLFSITYFLAITISILSCLRLDCVRTKVWVAMSGVLSAGMAVLASFGLLLFCEIPFAMTVATAPFLILGIGVDDMFIMISCWQKTKVHDNVEDRLAETYKEAAVSITITTLTDVLSFYIGLLTPFRSVQSFCMYTSTAILFCYIFNITFFGACLALNGRREKGNKHWLTCMEVPKANDDHATGNMCCVGGAYDKDTGTDLEMPMDLFFKNYFGPFLTKSWVKLLVCLLYAGYLAVSIYGCFQIQEGLDLKNLAADGSYVGNYYDDEDKFFSVYGPNVMLVMKDEHLQYWNSSAQHNIYLCLEKFKNLSMVSNDSQILLTSWLNEYIIFGKNHGLNLDNETQFKSHLSFFLNVSGFSQDVNFTNNEILASRMFIQTVNIRTAVDEKDMLNAFRETAEQCGKLPTLINLTVFHPAFIYFDQYAVIVTNTIQNIVVATCAMLVISLLLIPNPLCSLWVTFAIASVIVGVAGFMALWGVSLDSVSMINFVICIGFSVDFSAHISYAFVSSKKPSANEKALDAIYKLGYPILQGAVSTIAGVVVLAAAKSYIFRTFFKIMFLVILYGAIHGIVFIPVFLTFFYICDSCDTHEKNKICQIQPEQSNRKIQQPSLIASAKYIQNQQCKIQSQYSVRKNQQIATVMSQKAQLENGAYIDPDCY